The Paenibacillus sp. MBLB1832 genome has a window encoding:
- a CDS encoding class I SAM-dependent methyltransferase has translation MFYAKDWVDYELLDTGGGEKLERWGTIVLRRPDPQIIWPLAKETPAWKQADAHYHRSSSGGGQWQNHAELPERWTITYDQKLTFYIKPTSFKHTGLFPEQAVNWKWMMDKIKGAGRPIKVLNLFAYTGGASLACAYAGAEVCHVDASKGVVQWAKENLHLSGMGSRPVRFITDDVFKFVQREQRRGSKYDAIIMDPPSYGRGPNGETWKLEDDLYPFIQTCMSILTDNPLFLLINSYTTGISATVLHNILSMAMKEKHGGTISSGEIGLPITHSGLMLPCGILGRWEA, from the coding sequence ATGTTTTATGCAAAAGATTGGGTCGATTATGAGCTTCTCGATACAGGAGGCGGCGAAAAGTTGGAGCGCTGGGGCACGATCGTGCTTCGCAGACCTGACCCGCAAATCATTTGGCCCTTAGCAAAAGAAACGCCAGCTTGGAAACAAGCCGACGCGCATTATCACCGGAGCTCCAGCGGCGGCGGGCAGTGGCAGAATCACGCCGAGCTCCCTGAGCGCTGGACGATCACGTATGATCAGAAGCTGACTTTCTATATCAAACCAACCAGCTTCAAGCATACAGGTCTTTTCCCCGAGCAAGCCGTCAACTGGAAATGGATGATGGACAAAATCAAGGGCGCAGGCCGCCCGATTAAAGTTCTGAACCTTTTCGCGTATACAGGCGGCGCTTCTCTCGCTTGTGCCTATGCAGGCGCTGAAGTATGTCATGTCGACGCTTCCAAAGGGGTTGTCCAATGGGCAAAGGAAAACTTGCATCTAAGCGGCATGGGTTCCAGACCTGTCCGTTTCATTACGGATGACGTGTTCAAATTCGTACAACGCGAACAACGCCGCGGCAGCAAATACGATGCCATCATTATGGATCCACCATCCTACGGTCGCGGACCTAACGGGGAAACGTGGAAATTGGAGGATGATCTATATCCGTTCATCCAAACCTGCATGTCCATTCTGACGGACAATCCCTTGTTCTTGTTGATCAATTCCTACACAACAGGGATTTCGGCAACTGTGCTGCACAATATTTTGAGCATGGCGATGAAAGAGAAGCATGGCGGTACGATCTCCAGCGGTGAAATCGGCCTGCCCATTACCCATTCCGGCCTCATGCTCCCTTGCGGGATTCTAGGACGCTGGGAGGCGTAG
- the glgA gene encoding glycogen synthase GlgA: MKILFAASEAVPFIKTGGLADVIGSLPKELIRQDLDVRVILPKYGDIPAKYREAMTHVTSFEVRLGWRKQYLGIEMLVQDGVTFYFVDNEYYYKRPGIYGYGDEAERFGFYCRGVIEALPLIDFQPDVIHCHDWQVGMIPVLLKAHYQHLPFFHDIKTMMTVHNLKYQGVFSQEVFRDLFGLSDDHFSGTALELHGGASFLKGGLLYSDQLTTVSQTYAEEIQTPYYGEFLDSLLRHRKDQLTGIVNGIDYEMFDPMTDPHLVVNYRDSLSKKTQNKLALQERLGLKVDAEIPMIVLVTRLVQQKGLDLIQHVLSEIISLNIQLVVLGTGDAAYEQMFRNAAALHPTKVSAQIYFDEALAHQFYAASDLFLMPSQFEPCGIGQLIALRYRSVPIVRETGGLKDTVQPYNEFTGEGTGFSFTNYNAHDMLHSIRRAVFFYKNDRESWMKLLHNMKKGDFSWRKSAQDYIALYRKMTS, from the coding sequence ATGAAAATATTGTTCGCGGCTTCAGAAGCCGTGCCTTTTATTAAGACAGGCGGATTAGCGGATGTGATCGGTTCCTTGCCGAAGGAATTGATACGTCAAGACTTGGATGTTCGGGTCATTCTTCCGAAATATGGGGATATTCCAGCTAAGTATCGCGAGGCTATGACGCATGTGACTTCATTCGAAGTTCGGTTAGGTTGGCGGAAGCAATACTTGGGCATCGAGATGCTCGTGCAAGATGGAGTTACCTTTTACTTCGTGGATAATGAATATTATTATAAACGTCCTGGGATTTACGGTTACGGGGATGAAGCGGAGCGCTTCGGTTTTTACTGTCGCGGTGTGATTGAAGCTTTGCCGCTCATCGACTTCCAGCCAGATGTCATTCATTGTCACGATTGGCAAGTAGGGATGATTCCAGTTCTGCTCAAAGCGCATTATCAACATCTTCCATTCTTCCATGACATCAAGACGATGATGACGGTTCATAATTTGAAATATCAAGGTGTATTCAGTCAAGAAGTATTCCGTGATTTGTTCGGCCTTTCGGATGATCATTTCTCGGGGACGGCGTTGGAGCTGCATGGCGGTGCAAGCTTCTTGAAGGGGGGACTACTGTATTCTGATCAGCTCACGACTGTGAGCCAGACGTATGCAGAGGAAATCCAGACGCCGTATTACGGGGAGTTCCTGGATAGTTTACTGAGACATCGCAAGGATCAGCTAACGGGGATCGTGAACGGCATTGATTATGAGATGTTCGATCCGATGACGGACCCGCATCTTGTGGTCAACTATCGTGATTCGCTGTCCAAGAAGACCCAGAATAAGTTGGCTTTGCAAGAGCGGCTTGGCTTGAAAGTAGATGCCGAAATTCCGATGATCGTCCTTGTGACGCGACTTGTTCAACAGAAGGGTCTAGACTTGATCCAGCATGTTCTGTCGGAAATTATTTCGCTGAACATCCAATTAGTCGTGCTAGGGACTGGCGATGCTGCATATGAGCAAATGTTTCGGAATGCTGCTGCGCTGCATCCGACGAAAGTATCTGCACAGATTTACTTCGATGAGGCGCTGGCACATCAATTCTATGCGGCGTCCGATCTGTTCTTGATGCCATCGCAGTTCGAGCCCTGCGGGATTGGTCAGTTGATTGCGCTGCGCTATCGCTCGGTGCCGATCGTCAGAGAGACGGGCGGGCTGAAGGATACTGTGCAGCCGTACAATGAATTTACAGGAGAAGGCACTGGCTTCTCCTTCACGAATTATAACGCTCATGATATGCTGCACAGCATACGGCGCGCGGTGTTCTTTTACAAGAATGACCGTGAAAGTTGGATGAAGCTGTTGCACAATATGAAGAAAGGCGATTTCAGCTGGCGCAAATCCGCGCAGGACTATATCGCACTTTATCGTAAAATGACGTCCTAG
- a CDS encoding MarR family winged helix-turn-helix transcriptional regulator — translation MYSDEFGKLWLKLSKELKNQMEVGLAPTITEGQLNVLELLLIHDRMKPSDLIEYLSTTPAAVTTLLDRMEKAELIERVRDEKDRRIVWIHVTDKGKAECERGRGIREQLLDTYLNRVSAHNQKLLIYLLGKVAN, via the coding sequence ATGTATTCCGATGAGTTCGGAAAGCTATGGCTAAAATTATCGAAGGAATTGAAAAATCAGATGGAGGTAGGCTTAGCCCCTACGATCACAGAAGGACAGCTGAACGTATTAGAACTGCTCTTGATTCATGATCGAATGAAGCCTTCGGATTTGATCGAATATTTATCCACGACGCCTGCTGCCGTGACAACCTTATTAGACCGGATGGAGAAAGCGGAGTTAATCGAACGTGTGCGCGATGAGAAGGATCGACGCATCGTCTGGATCCATGTCACAGACAAAGGAAAAGCGGAATGCGAGAGAGGTCGCGGCATCCGTGAACAACTGCTGGATACGTACCTCAATCGCGTTTCCGCTCATAATCAGAAATTGCTGATTTATTTATTGGGCAAGGTTGCGAACTAA
- the glgB gene encoding 1,4-alpha-glucan branching protein GlgB, whose translation MGANIGIPSSEDLFLLHEGSLFHSYRILGAHVSKVKEQEGVRFAVWAPHARNVHVLGDFNEWQSGEHPMNKVSTLGLWMVFIPVAREGDYYKFEIQSQSGQILLKADPYAFYSELRPGTASRVVDLDGYAWQDEAWQQKKQEASSYNKPLSIYEVHMGTWRKKDRNSEEMYTYEQLTTELVDYAVEMGYTHIEVMPLAEHPFDRSWGYQATGYYSVTSRHGEPKDFMRFVDTCHQKGIGVIMDWVPGHFCKDSHGLRMFDGKPLYEYEDPRKAEKLEWGTLTFDFGRPEVQSFLISNAVFWMDMYHMDGIRVDAVASMLHLNFGRWDEAPIKNKYGGDENLEAIDFIRKLNKVIFEYFPHALMMAEDSTDWPLVTAPVHEGGLGFNYKWNMGWMNDMLKYMKMDPIHRRYHHKLITFSFMYAWSENYVLPLSHDEVVHGKRSLLNKMPGDYWQKFANLRVLYGYMSGHPGKKLLFMGSEFGQFDEWKDLEEVDWFLLDGYEKHEQMHRYVKALNQFYLKEPALWQLDHSPDGFSWINPHDETQSVVTFLRKGESPEDELILVCNFTPVVHPDYRIGVPKHGVYEIVFNSDNQEFGGSGQGNSLPITSVISPMHGQAYSLALCIPPLAAVYIKCVSEFQAENNEVEGGNQICAVKNVLLCSSLEEKGED comes from the coding sequence GTGGGAGCAAACATTGGAATACCCAGCTCAGAGGATTTGTTTCTGCTTCATGAAGGTTCCCTTTTCCACAGTTATCGTATCTTAGGGGCACATGTTAGCAAAGTGAAGGAACAAGAGGGTGTTCGTTTTGCCGTTTGGGCACCGCATGCACGCAATGTGCATGTGCTTGGTGACTTTAATGAGTGGCAGTCTGGCGAGCATCCGATGAACAAGGTTAGTACGCTTGGACTCTGGATGGTGTTCATACCCGTTGCTAGAGAAGGCGACTATTACAAGTTCGAAATTCAGAGCCAATCGGGACAAATATTGTTAAAAGCCGATCCCTACGCGTTCTACTCCGAGTTGCGGCCTGGCACCGCATCGCGAGTTGTTGATTTGGATGGCTATGCCTGGCAAGACGAGGCGTGGCAGCAGAAGAAACAGGAAGCGTCTTCGTACAACAAACCGCTGTCAATCTATGAAGTGCATATGGGCACTTGGCGTAAAAAAGATAGGAATAGCGAGGAAATGTACACCTACGAACAATTAACCACGGAGTTAGTCGATTACGCTGTTGAAATGGGCTACACCCATATCGAGGTCATGCCGCTGGCGGAGCACCCGTTCGATCGCTCTTGGGGCTATCAAGCCACAGGCTACTATTCGGTTACTAGCCGCCATGGTGAACCCAAAGATTTCATGCGCTTCGTCGATACGTGTCACCAGAAAGGGATCGGAGTCATTATGGACTGGGTTCCGGGCCATTTCTGTAAAGACAGTCATGGACTGCGCATGTTTGACGGCAAACCGCTTTATGAATATGAGGATCCACGAAAAGCTGAGAAGCTGGAGTGGGGAACGCTCACTTTTGACTTTGGTCGGCCAGAAGTGCAGAGCTTTTTAATCTCAAATGCCGTATTTTGGATGGATATGTATCATATGGATGGCATTCGGGTCGATGCGGTTGCTTCGATGCTGCACCTTAATTTCGGCAGATGGGATGAAGCCCCGATCAAGAACAAGTACGGCGGGGACGAGAATCTGGAAGCGATTGATTTCATCCGCAAATTGAATAAGGTCATATTTGAGTATTTCCCTCATGCGTTAATGATGGCGGAAGATTCCACAGACTGGCCGTTAGTCACTGCTCCTGTGCATGAAGGCGGTCTTGGCTTTAACTACAAGTGGAATATGGGCTGGATGAACGATATGTTGAAATACATGAAGATGGATCCCATCCACCGCAGGTATCACCACAAGCTCATTACGTTCTCGTTCATGTATGCTTGGAGTGAGAATTATGTCTTACCGCTCTCTCATGATGAAGTGGTACATGGCAAGCGCTCCTTGTTGAATAAAATGCCAGGTGACTATTGGCAGAAATTTGCTAACCTTCGCGTATTATATGGATATATGTCCGGCCATCCAGGGAAGAAGCTGCTCTTCATGGGAAGTGAATTCGGTCAATTCGACGAATGGAAAGACCTTGAAGAAGTGGATTGGTTCTTATTGGATGGGTATGAGAAGCATGAACAAATGCATCGTTATGTAAAAGCACTCAATCAGTTTTATCTGAAGGAGCCAGCACTTTGGCAGTTGGACCACAGTCCAGATGGCTTTTCCTGGATTAACCCGCATGATGAGACGCAAAGCGTTGTCACGTTCCTGCGCAAAGGCGAGTCACCAGAAGATGAGCTCATTCTCGTGTGTAACTTCACACCGGTCGTTCATCCGGATTACCGCATTGGTGTTCCTAAGCACGGCGTATATGAAATTGTGTTTAACAGCGATAACCAAGAATTTGGCGGATCAGGGCAAGGCAATTCACTTCCGATTACGAGTGTGATAAGCCCGATGCACGGTCAAGCCTATAGTCTAGCTCTATGTATTCCGCCGCTTGCGGCTGTCTATATCAAGTGTGTGAGTGAATTCCAAGCAGAGAATAACGAAGTTGAAGGGGGAAATCAAATATGCGCAGTAAAGAATGTGTTGCTATGCTCCTCGCTGGAGGAGAAGGGCGAAGATTAG
- the glgD gene encoding glucose-1-phosphate adenylyltransferase subunit GlgD: protein MKHVMGVINLVNEPDDLEELTYFRCPASVPFGGRYRLIDFTLSNMVNSGIDNVAVFTQHKYRSLMDHLGSGKEWDLDRKRGGLFVLPSVLDEPTGISRGDLYQFYSHRDYFYRGKEEFVIISRSHMVCNLDLRDVVRYHEDMQADITVIYKQTDEEVHGKYRRLAVKDSGQVTLMEDHTGRLRTNNISMEMYIMSKALLLDMVESCLAQGYDHLVRDGIMKNIDKLSVYGYKFEGHLGIVNSIQGYYKHSMQLLNPAIWRELFFQKNNLVYTKVKDEPPAKYLESAAAKNSLIANGCQIEGKVENSILFRGVKIRKGAYVKNSIILQNCEIEENVIIENSILDKDVFISRGRVLTGDNKAPFIAAKTKVI from the coding sequence ATGAAACACGTGATGGGAGTCATTAATTTAGTCAATGAACCGGATGATTTGGAGGAACTGACCTATTTCCGTTGCCCAGCGTCTGTGCCATTTGGCGGTCGATATCGATTGATTGATTTTACGTTGTCCAACATGGTGAATTCGGGTATTGATAACGTAGCGGTGTTCACACAGCACAAATATCGTTCCTTGATGGATCATCTTGGTTCTGGAAAAGAGTGGGATCTAGACCGTAAACGAGGCGGATTGTTCGTTTTGCCGTCAGTGCTAGATGAGCCGACAGGCATTTCCCGCGGCGATTTGTATCAATTCTATAGCCATCGTGACTATTTCTACCGCGGCAAGGAAGAGTTCGTTATCATTTCACGCAGCCATATGGTGTGCAATCTCGATTTGCGCGATGTTGTGCGTTATCACGAGGATATGCAAGCGGATATTACGGTTATTTATAAACAAACAGATGAAGAAGTTCATGGGAAATATCGCCGATTGGCTGTGAAAGACTCTGGTCAAGTAACGTTGATGGAGGATCACACAGGCCGTTTACGTACGAATAACATCTCCATGGAGATGTACATTATGAGTAAAGCGTTGCTGCTTGATATGGTGGAGTCCTGTCTTGCGCAGGGCTACGATCATCTCGTGCGTGACGGTATTATGAAAAATATAGATAAACTGAGCGTATATGGCTACAAGTTTGAAGGACATTTGGGTATCGTGAATTCGATCCAAGGTTATTACAAACACAGCATGCAATTGCTGAATCCTGCGATCTGGCGGGAGCTGTTCTTTCAGAAGAATAACCTTGTCTATACGAAGGTTAAAGATGAGCCCCCTGCGAAATATTTGGAATCCGCTGCCGCGAAAAATTCGCTTATTGCGAACGGCTGCCAAATTGAAGGCAAAGTGGAGAATAGCATTTTGTTCCGCGGTGTGAAGATCCGTAAAGGCGCCTACGTCAAAAACAGTATCATTTTGCAAAACTGTGAAATTGAAGAGAATGTTATTATCGAGAATTCAATCCTGGATAAGGATGTCTTCATCAGCCGCGGCCGCGTGTTAACGGGCGACAACAAAGCGCCGTTCATTGCTGCGAAAACCAAAGTGATCTAA
- a CDS encoding glucose-1-phosphate adenylyltransferase: MRSKECVAMLLAGGEGRRLGVLTNNLAKPAVHFGGKYRIIDFTLSNCTNSGIDTVGVLTQYQPLVLNSYIGIGSSWDLDRKYGGVTVLPPFMEQKGGDWYKGTANAIYRNIGFIEQYDPEYVLVISGDHIYKMDYDLMLSYHKEKKADATIAVIEVKWEETSRFGIMSVNDQQEITEFAEKPKEANSNLASMGIYIFNWKVLKSYLVEDEANPESSKDFGKDIIPMMLKDEARMFAYPFQGYWKDVGTIDSLWEANMDLLDENNELNLNDKDWRVYSQNPYQPAQYVAPSANVKRSLVNEGCAIFGDVDHSVLFFGVQVGEGSLIKDSVIMPNAKIGNNVTIIKAIIGENTVVEDGAVVDGSGEIVLIGGNERVTGYANQKG, encoded by the coding sequence ATGCGCAGTAAAGAATGTGTTGCTATGCTCCTCGCTGGAGGAGAAGGGCGAAGATTAGGCGTACTGACGAACAATTTGGCTAAGCCAGCTGTACATTTCGGCGGCAAATACCGCATCATTGATTTTACTCTCAGCAATTGTACGAATTCAGGGATTGATACCGTCGGCGTGCTAACGCAGTATCAACCACTCGTATTAAACAGTTACATCGGAATTGGAAGCTCTTGGGATCTTGACCGCAAATACGGCGGAGTAACGGTGCTGCCACCGTTCATGGAGCAAAAAGGCGGCGATTGGTACAAAGGTACAGCGAATGCGATCTATCGCAATATTGGCTTTATCGAGCAATACGATCCTGAATATGTGTTGGTCATATCGGGTGACCATATTTATAAAATGGATTACGATCTCATGCTCTCTTATCACAAAGAGAAGAAAGCAGACGCGACTATCGCGGTCATTGAAGTGAAATGGGAAGAAACGAGCCGTTTCGGCATCATGAGTGTGAACGATCAGCAAGAAATTACCGAGTTTGCTGAAAAGCCGAAAGAAGCGAACAGCAATTTGGCTTCGATGGGCATTTACATTTTTAACTGGAAAGTGTTGAAATCCTATTTGGTAGAAGATGAGGCGAACCCTGAATCTAGTAAAGATTTCGGGAAAGATATTATCCCGATGATGCTGAAGGATGAAGCGAGAATGTTCGCGTATCCGTTCCAAGGCTATTGGAAAGATGTCGGTACGATCGACAGCCTGTGGGAAGCGAATATGGATCTATTAGATGAGAATAATGAGCTTAATTTAAATGATAAAGACTGGCGTGTATATTCACAGAATCCGTACCAGCCAGCTCAGTATGTTGCGCCTTCGGCTAATGTTAAACGATCTTTGGTAAATGAAGGGTGCGCCATTTTCGGTGATGTCGATCACTCGGTTCTCTTCTTCGGTGTTCAGGTTGGCGAGGGCTCGCTCATTAAGGATTCGGTTATTATGCCGAACGCCAAAATTGGAAATAATGTCACGATCATTAAAGCGATTATCGGAGAAAATACCGTTGTCGAAGACGGTGCAGTTGTAGATGGCAGTGGAGAAATTGTACTAATCGGCGGGAACGAACGGGTTACAGGCTACGCTAATCAGAAGGGATGA
- a CDS encoding peptidylprolyl isomerase, whose product MKDKVKGLIVGLTIGSVLSGTAALAAGNQIEVAFRNLTYMFDGVEKVPTEGKGFIYEGTTYVPLRFMNESLGKKVTWDEATSTIWVGNNPNAVVATYKGGTVTKGEFDAFFNLKALFNSGHATSKDNAEYQTTILKELITNRILYSRATEADIEAAKKSAAAQVAAWKQQMGEDKFKTDLKNVNSSEAAIQYYLVGSMTANNAVKSSITDAQLKAQYDATLAANKDAYTIASVRHILIGLNDQEGKTLRTKEEALTLAKDVQQKLKNGGDFTALAKQYSDDPGSKDNGGLYADAEVSQWVTGFKNAAISQTVGVIGDPVETEYGYHVIKVESRSVKSFDSVKDSLRQGLEQSTYTQFTEKELPGLIEKIDLSQ is encoded by the coding sequence ATGAAAGACAAAGTTAAAGGACTTATCGTAGGTTTAACCATTGGTTCTGTGCTAAGCGGAACTGCAGCTCTAGCAGCAGGCAATCAAATTGAAGTCGCATTCCGAAATTTGACGTATATGTTTGATGGTGTCGAAAAGGTGCCGACAGAAGGCAAAGGATTTATTTACGAAGGTACGACGTATGTGCCGCTGCGGTTTATGAACGAATCGCTAGGAAAGAAAGTAACTTGGGATGAAGCAACCAGCACGATTTGGGTCGGCAATAACCCGAACGCTGTCGTAGCAACTTACAAAGGCGGGACAGTAACGAAAGGCGAGTTTGATGCTTTCTTTAACTTAAAAGCTCTCTTCAACAGTGGACATGCGACTTCGAAAGATAACGCTGAGTATCAAACGACTATCCTGAAAGAATTGATCACGAATCGCATTCTGTACAGCCGCGCTACCGAGGCTGATATTGAAGCTGCGAAAAAGAGTGCCGCTGCTCAGGTTGCTGCTTGGAAACAGCAAATGGGTGAAGATAAATTTAAGACGGATTTGAAAAATGTCAATTCCTCCGAAGCCGCGATTCAATACTATCTGGTCGGCAGCATGACGGCTAACAATGCTGTGAAGTCCAGCATTACCGATGCTCAGTTGAAGGCGCAATATGATGCGACGCTGGCTGCAAATAAAGATGCCTACACGATTGCTTCCGTACGTCATATTTTGATCGGCTTAAACGATCAAGAGGGCAAAACTCTTCGTACGAAGGAAGAAGCACTTACGCTTGCGAAGGATGTTCAGCAGAAGTTGAAAAATGGTGGAGATTTCACCGCACTCGCCAAACAATATTCCGATGATCCAGGCTCCAAAGATAACGGCGGCCTTTATGCAGACGCGGAGGTCAGCCAATGGGTGACAGGCTTTAAAAACGCAGCCATTTCCCAAACCGTTGGTGTGATCGGCGATCCCGTTGAAACGGAATACGGCTACCATGTCATCAAAGTGGAATCCCGTTCCGTTAAATCCTTTGATTCCGTGAAAGATTCCTTACGCCAAGGCTTAGAGCAAAGTACTTACACACAATTTACGGAAAAGGAACTGCCAGGATTAATTGAAAAGATCGATTTAAGTCAATAA
- the cls gene encoding cardiolipin synthase, whose protein sequence is MAGIDWLSHMLTLVFVVNILLALTVVFLEKRNVAATWSWLMVLLFIPILGFVLYVMLGQNLSRRKLYKWNKRMLERVQSITAEQRQQLMDGTFPYQDPMVSDYRYLIYLNVATNDALLTQDNEVTIFTDGVEKFNDLIGKIEAAKHHIHMQYYIVKNDSLGKRIMEVLTRKAAEGVVVRFLYDDIGSRTLKDSFFREFVKAGGQKAAFFPSRIPFLNYRVNYRNHRKLVVIDGELGYLGGFNIGNEYLGLNPKLGYWRDTHLRLSGTVVRALQSRFILDWNLASMTAIELEKERHLHYFPTLSESAAGSTRVPMQIVASGPNESWPHFVYTFLKLIHLAERRILLQTPYFIPEESMLNALRIAALSGIDVRIMIPEKADHLFVHWASLYYVGELLRAGVKCYLYDFGFLHAKTIIVDGQVASVGTANLDIRSLRLNFETNALIFHEETAKKLENTFWADMEGCMELTLEEYEKRSLRVRFLESISKLVSPIL, encoded by the coding sequence GTGGCTGGGATAGATTGGCTCTCACATATGTTGACCCTGGTGTTTGTTGTTAATATTTTGTTGGCTTTGACGGTTGTGTTCTTGGAAAAGCGCAATGTTGCCGCAACCTGGTCTTGGCTGATGGTTTTGTTATTTATTCCGATTCTGGGATTTGTTCTCTATGTGATGTTAGGTCAAAATTTGAGTCGAAGAAAGCTGTATAAATGGAATAAACGGATGCTGGAGCGCGTTCAATCGATCACTGCGGAACAGCGTCAGCAGTTGATGGACGGCACGTTTCCTTATCAGGATCCGATGGTGAGCGACTATCGCTATTTGATTTATCTGAATGTGGCTACGAATGATGCCTTGCTGACGCAGGATAATGAGGTGACGATTTTCACAGATGGGGTCGAGAAGTTCAATGATCTTATCGGTAAGATCGAGGCCGCCAAACATCATATTCATATGCAATATTATATCGTGAAGAATGATTCCCTAGGCAAACGAATCATGGAGGTGCTTACACGTAAAGCGGCTGAAGGTGTCGTGGTGCGCTTCCTCTACGATGACATCGGTTCGCGAACGTTGAAGGACTCGTTTTTTAGGGAGTTTGTGAAGGCAGGCGGACAAAAGGCTGCATTCTTCCCGTCACGCATTCCTTTTCTGAATTATCGCGTGAATTATCGTAACCATCGCAAGCTCGTGGTAATTGATGGAGAGCTTGGCTATCTGGGCGGTTTTAATATTGGGAATGAATATTTGGGCTTGAACCCGAAGTTAGGTTATTGGAGGGATACGCATCTTCGACTTTCAGGCACGGTTGTAAGAGCGCTACAATCCAGGTTTATCCTTGACTGGAACCTGGCGTCGATGACAGCGATTGAGCTGGAGAAGGAGCGGCATTTGCATTATTTTCCGACACTTTCGGAGTCAGCTGCGGGCTCAACTCGTGTGCCGATGCAAATCGTGGCGAGCGGCCCGAATGAGTCGTGGCCTCATTTCGTGTATACGTTTCTGAAGCTGATTCATTTGGCTGAACGCCGAATTTTGCTTCAAACGCCTTATTTTATCCCAGAAGAGAGTATGTTAAATGCACTACGCATTGCGGCGCTCTCAGGGATCGATGTGCGCATCATGATTCCGGAGAAGGCCGATCATTTATTCGTCCATTGGGCGTCGTTATACTACGTTGGGGAGCTGCTTCGCGCTGGCGTGAAATGCTACCTGTATGATTTCGGTTTCCTCCATGCCAAAACCATTATTGTCGACGGTCAGGTAGCGTCGGTGGGCACGGCGAATTTGGATATTCGCAGTTTACGGTTGAATTTTGAGACGAATGCGCTCATCTTTCATGAGGAAACGGCGAAGAAGCTGGAGAACACCTTCTGGGCGGACATGGAAGGGTGTATGGAGTTGACGCTTGAGGAGTATGAGAAGCGGTCGCTGCGCGTGCGGTTCCTGGAGTCGATTTCGAAGTTGGTGTCGCCGATTTTGTAG
- a CDS encoding RluA family pseudouridine synthase codes for MAVSKDAHGASQIPVLFEDNHILVVEKPVNMPTQEDDSHDWDLLNALKADLKERYNKPGNVYLGLVHRLDRPVGGVMVFAKTSKAASRLSDAVRTRQLDKTYVAVVHGKPAQSAATLRHWLWKDTRTNTVSVVKAGQHDAKEAVLDYKLLGSHDGLSLIQIKLHTGRPHQIRVQLAAIGCTLYGDQRYGSAVNKPGQQLALWATALSFEHPVLKEGMHFRSLPPVQRPWSDFNIPEL; via the coding sequence GTGGCAGTATCGAAAGATGCGCATGGCGCTTCGCAAATTCCCGTTCTGTTCGAAGACAACCACATTCTCGTGGTTGAGAAGCCCGTCAACATGCCAACGCAGGAGGATGACTCCCACGACTGGGATCTGCTGAATGCTTTGAAGGCAGATCTGAAGGAGCGCTACAACAAGCCCGGTAATGTGTACCTCGGGCTTGTGCATCGCTTGGATCGTCCCGTTGGCGGCGTCATGGTGTTCGCCAAAACGTCAAAAGCCGCGTCCCGATTATCGGACGCGGTCAGAACCCGCCAGCTCGACAAGACGTACGTCGCTGTCGTGCACGGCAAACCCGCACAGTCAGCGGCGACACTGCGCCACTGGCTGTGGAAAGATACGCGGACGAATACCGTCAGCGTCGTAAAGGCAGGCCAGCATGACGCCAAAGAGGCGGTGCTGGACTACAAGCTGCTCGGCAGCCATGACGGGCTCAGCTTGATTCAGATCAAGCTGCACACCGGGCGGCCGCATCAGATCCGCGTGCAGCTGGCTGCCATCGGCTGCACACTGTATGGCGACCAGCGCTATGGCAGCGCGGTCAATAAACCCGGCCAGCAGCTCGCGCTCTGGGCGACAGCGCTTTCGTTTGAGCATCCCGTGCTCAAGGAAGGAATGCATTTCCGATCGCTGCCTCCTGTGCAGCGGCCGTGGAGCGATTTTAACATACCTGAGCTATAG